Proteins encoded together in one Ipomoea triloba cultivar NCNSP0323 chromosome 4, ASM357664v1 window:
- the LOC116017343 gene encoding oil body-associated protein 1A-like, with product MEGKNVSTHPDVPGEATHTGTSLLETATAAIQGFGPVNKIHQHLCAFHFYGHDMTRQVEAHHFCGHQNEEFRQCLIYDSPGADARLIGLEYIITEALFLTLPDSEKTLWHSHEYEVKSGVLFMPGVPGPIQRKDMELVCKTYGKVIHFWQVDRGDNLPLGIPQIMMALTRDGQLYDTLAQDVEKRYKVSFAEEKEKRAYIKGLENGIHPLANAGGVGIQTVLREVDCSTKPVQSSTAPPRVFV from the exons atggaAGGCAAGAACGTGTCGACGCACCCGGACGTTCCCGGCGAGGCAACCCATACCGGCACCTCCCTCCTGGAAACCGCCACCGCCGCTATCCAGGGTTTCGGCCCCGTCAACAAGATCCACCAACACCTCTGCGC GTTTCATTTCTACGGGCACGACATGACGCGGCAGGTGGAGGCGCACCACTTCTGCGGCCACCAAAACGAGGAATTCCGGCAGTGCCTGATCTACGACAGCCCGGGCGCGGACGCCCGCCTCATCGGGCTAGAATACATCATCACGGAGGCGCTGTTCTTGACTCTTCCGGACAGCGAAAAGACGCTGTGGCACTCGCACGAGTACGAGGTGAAGAGCGGGGTGCTGTTCATGCCGGGCGTGCCGGGTCCCATCCAGCGCAAGGACATGGAGTTAGTGTGCAAAACATACGGTAAGGTTATACACTTTTGGCAGGTGGATCGCGGTGATAACCTCCCCCTGGGTATCCCTCAGATCATGATGGCACTCACCAGAGATGGCCAACTCTACGACACCCTTGCTCAAG ATGTCGAGAAGCGTTACAAGGTCTCGTTTGCGGAAGAGAAGGAGAAAAGGGCGTACATTAAGGGGTTGGAGAATGGGATTCATCCCCTAGCAAACGCAGGGGGAGTTGGGATCCAAACAGTGCTTAGAGAGGTGGATTGCAGCACTAAGCCTGTACAGTCCTCTACTGCTCCACCAAGAGTCTTTGTTTAA
- the LOC116015384 gene encoding transcription factor bHLH128-like isoform X2: MYPSSTSSSSHGSMGPSGSGGGGGLTRYGSAPSSVLSPAVDSVMSRGATRDFSALASSHHSPLGPSRYFSESAGKAAAAVSSSSKEHADNKSSAAVLQRSYNFHELAIGNGGTAAGGSTSTSPLVRHSSSPARFLNQLATAAGDSNGFQVSMGLGSCGLGVPESRRGVSRLNSQLSFTRQETLSQVAEENEDVVGGSSSNSMENNGQRKSTHSYATGSFGVGTSWRDQDHNHHHNHNHEQSIAFSHMGSWHEDKNQPVMFSITPGKRAKNANGDIAGGLNAMETQFGMPQVALEMASMDRYMQIPEDSVPCKIRAKRGCATHPRSIAERERRTRISGKLKKLQDLVPNMDKQTSYADMLDLAVQHIKCLQDKVQELHKELEHCTCGCKKTK, from the exons ATGTATCCTTCGTCGACCTCTTCATCCTCCCACGGCTCAATGGGCCCCAGcggcagcggcggcggcggaggactCACTCGCTACGGCTCCGCTCCCAGCTCCGTCCTGTCCCCCGCCGTTGACTCCGTCATGAGCCGCGGCGCCACGCGCGACTTCTCCGCGCTCGCCTCCTCGCATCATTCCCCGCTCGGACCTTCTCGATACTTCTCCGAATCGGCCGGGAAGGCCGCCGCCGCCGTGTCGAGCAGCTCCAAGGAACACGCCGACAATAAATCTTCTGCCGCCGTTCTCCAGAGATCTTACAACTTTCATGAATTGGCCATTGGTAACGGCGGCACCGCCGCCGGAGGTTCTACGTCCACGTCACCATTGGTACGGCACAGCAGCTCACCGGCCAGGTTTCTCAACCAACTTGCTACCGCCGCGGGTGACAGTAACG GTTTTCAGGTTTCAATGGGCTTAGGAAGCTGTGGTCTAGGAGTCCCAGAAAGCAGGCGAGGTGTATCAAGGCTCAACTCTCAGCTAAGCTTTACAAGGCAGGAAACACTGTCCCAAGTTGCAGAGGAGAACGAGGATGTTGTTGGaggcagcagcagcaacagcatGGAGAATAATGGGCAAAGAAAATCAACTCATTCATATGCAACTGGGAGTTTTGGTGTGGGAACGTCATGGCGTGACCAggaccacaaccaccaccacaaccacaacCACGAGCAGTCGATTGCATTTTCGCACATGGGATCGTGGCATGAAGACAAGAACCAGCCCGTGATGTTCTCGATTACGCCAGGCAAGCGTGCCAAGAACGCTAATGGTGATATTGCCGGCGGCCTCAATGCCATGGAAACTCAG TTTGGCATGCCACAAGTGGCATTGGAGATGGCATCCATGGATAGATATATGCAAATCCCTGAGGATTCTGTTCCCTGCAAAATTCGAGCCAAGCGCGGTTGTGCCACCCATCCCCGCAGCATTGCAGAAAGG GAGAGAAGAACCAGGATAAGTGGCAAGCTAAAGAAGTTGCAAGATCTTGTCCCCAATATGgataag CAAACAAGCTATGCAGACATGCTGGATTTGGCAGTGCAACATATAAAATGCCTCCAAGACAAGGTTCAG GAGCTGCATAAAGAACTTGAGCATTGTACCTGTGGATGCAAGAAAACCAAATAA
- the LOC116015384 gene encoding transcription factor bHLH128-like isoform X1, whose amino-acid sequence MYPSSTSSSSHGSMGPSGSGGGGGLTRYGSAPSSVLSPAVDSVMSRGATRDFSALASSHHSPLGPSRYFSESAGKAAAAVSSSSKEHADNKSSAAVLQRSYNFHELAIGNGGTAAGGSTSTSPLVRHSSSPARFLNQLATAAGDSNGFQVSMGLGSCGLGVPESRRGVSRLNSQLSFTRQETLSQVAEENEDVVGGSSSNSMENNGQRKSTHSYATGSFGVGTSWRDQDHNHHHNHNHEQSIAFSHMGSWHEDKNQPVMFSITPGKRAKNANGDIAGGLNAMETQLQFGMPQVALEMASMDRYMQIPEDSVPCKIRAKRGCATHPRSIAERERRTRISGKLKKLQDLVPNMDKQTSYADMLDLAVQHIKCLQDKVQELHKELEHCTCGCKKTK is encoded by the exons ATGTATCCTTCGTCGACCTCTTCATCCTCCCACGGCTCAATGGGCCCCAGcggcagcggcggcggcggaggactCACTCGCTACGGCTCCGCTCCCAGCTCCGTCCTGTCCCCCGCCGTTGACTCCGTCATGAGCCGCGGCGCCACGCGCGACTTCTCCGCGCTCGCCTCCTCGCATCATTCCCCGCTCGGACCTTCTCGATACTTCTCCGAATCGGCCGGGAAGGCCGCCGCCGCCGTGTCGAGCAGCTCCAAGGAACACGCCGACAATAAATCTTCTGCCGCCGTTCTCCAGAGATCTTACAACTTTCATGAATTGGCCATTGGTAACGGCGGCACCGCCGCCGGAGGTTCTACGTCCACGTCACCATTGGTACGGCACAGCAGCTCACCGGCCAGGTTTCTCAACCAACTTGCTACCGCCGCGGGTGACAGTAACG GTTTTCAGGTTTCAATGGGCTTAGGAAGCTGTGGTCTAGGAGTCCCAGAAAGCAGGCGAGGTGTATCAAGGCTCAACTCTCAGCTAAGCTTTACAAGGCAGGAAACACTGTCCCAAGTTGCAGAGGAGAACGAGGATGTTGTTGGaggcagcagcagcaacagcatGGAGAATAATGGGCAAAGAAAATCAACTCATTCATATGCAACTGGGAGTTTTGGTGTGGGAACGTCATGGCGTGACCAggaccacaaccaccaccacaaccacaacCACGAGCAGTCGATTGCATTTTCGCACATGGGATCGTGGCATGAAGACAAGAACCAGCCCGTGATGTTCTCGATTACGCCAGGCAAGCGTGCCAAGAACGCTAATGGTGATATTGCCGGCGGCCTCAATGCCATGGAAACTCAG TTGCAGTTTGGCATGCCACAAGTGGCATTGGAGATGGCATCCATGGATAGATATATGCAAATCCCTGAGGATTCTGTTCCCTGCAAAATTCGAGCCAAGCGCGGTTGTGCCACCCATCCCCGCAGCATTGCAGAAAGG GAGAGAAGAACCAGGATAAGTGGCAAGCTAAAGAAGTTGCAAGATCTTGTCCCCAATATGgataag CAAACAAGCTATGCAGACATGCTGGATTTGGCAGTGCAACATATAAAATGCCTCCAAGACAAGGTTCAG GAGCTGCATAAAGAACTTGAGCATTGTACCTGTGGATGCAAGAAAACCAAATAA
- the LOC116017313 gene encoding putative receptor-like protein kinase At4g00960 isoform X3, producing MKWNGTEEYWNSGPFMNTTHQFQNLPRDLWTAMLNSTFVNNDNETYYMYTIPDPSFITRHVVDKDGQVKQWAWMNTTKDWLFFYTQPVHQCDIYAYCGPFGICNQNSSSTLCTCLQGFKQRSEKDWGQNYFNGGCVRITNLQCGNEEDKFKEYPNMLLPRHPQNVTVGSGAGCKSTCLNNCSCTAYAYHDDTHVCSFWVGELFNLKQQDVGGNTIYIRLASSEFSNVKDKNSKRLSGKVKVIVPSAVVAATLVCSLVFVCYFKTKRAKLQNAESGMGDGTGAIDLMIGEDNDEGIYVQLFSFESILAATVNFSDSNKLGKGGFGPVYKGKFQGGQEIAVKRMGSHSNQGMEEFKNEVLLIAKLQHRNLVKLLGYCMQAKEKILIYEYMPNKSLDTFIFDRTRCMLLNWNKRVDIILGIIRALVYLHHDSRLRIIHRDLKTNNILLDEDLMPKISDFGLARIVEGKTIEANTKKIVGTYGYMSPEYALDGLFSTKSDVFSFGVVMLEIITGKNNSAFYEHEEVSNLLGYVWKLWTKGNTMDLVDESVLQSCNEDEVLKCINVGLLCVEEDPNNRPNMSNVLLMLSNENTALSKPNQPAFVARTHTSVNSNTVEIDKSCSNELTISDQEGR from the exons ATGAAGTGGAATGGCACCGAGGAATATTGGAATAGTGGACCCTTTATGAACACTACTCATCAATTTCAAAACTTGCCTCGTGACCTCTGGACTGCTATGCTCAATTCTACCTTTGTGAACAACGACAACGAGACATACTATATGTACACCATTCCAGATCCCTCATTCATAACTAGACACGTCGTTGACAAAGACGGGCAAGTGAAACAATGGGCATGGATGAACACTACCAAGGACTGGCTGTTCTTCTATACTCAACCCGTACATCAATGCGATATCTACGCCTATTGTGGGCCGTTTGGCATCTGCAATCAGAACTCCTCGTCAACCCTTTGTACTTGTTTGCAG GGTTTCAAGCAAAGATCAGAGAAAGATTGGGGGCAAAACTACTTTAATGGTGGATGTGTAAGGATAACCAACTTGCAGTGTGGGAATGAAGAGGATAAGTTCAAAGAGTATCCCAATATGTTGTTACCTAGGCATCCTCAAAATGTGACAGTTGGGAGTGGCGCAGGATGCAAATCTACTTGTTTGAACAATTGTTCTTGCACTGCCTATGCTTACCATGATGACACCCATGTTTGTTCGTTTTGGGTGGGAGAACTCTTCAATTTGAAGCAACAAGATGTTGGCGGGAACACAATCTACATCAGACTTGCTTCCTCTGAATTTTCAAATGTCAAAG ataaaaattcaaaaaggcTATCAGGAAAGGTCAAAGTTATTGTACCTAGTGCAGTAGTTGCAGCAACTCTAGTATGCAGTCTTGtctttgtttgttattttaaaaCAAAGAGGGCAAAATTACAAAACGCAG AAAGTGGGATGGGAGATGGAACGGGAGCCATTGATCTAATGATAGGTGAAGATAATGATGAAGGAATTTATGTACAACTCTTTAGTTTCGAGAGCATATTGGCAGCAACGGTCAATTTTTCCGATTCAAATAAACTTGGAAAAGGAGGGTTTGGTCCGGTTTATAAG GGCAAATTTCAAGGAGGGCAAGAGATAGCAGTAAAAAGAATGGGTAGTCATTCTAACCAGGGCATGGAGGAATTTAAGAATGAAGTGCTACTAATTGCAAAGCTTCAACATAGAAATCTGGTTAAACTTTTAGGTTACTGTATGCAAGCGAAAGAAAAGATcttaatatatgaatatatgccaAATAAAAGTTTGGACACCTTCATATTTG ATCGAACACGTTGTATGTTATTGAATTGGAACAAGAGAGTTGACATCATATTGGGAATTATTCGAGCACTCGTTTATCTTCACCATGACTCAAGACTGAGGATTATCCATAGAGACTTGAAAACGAATAACATTTTATTAGATGAAGACTTGATGCCGAAGATCTCAGATTTTGGCTTGGCTAGGATTGTTGAAGGAAAAACGATAGAAGCAAACACTAAAAAGATTGTTGGCACCTA TGGATATATGTCTCCAGAATATGCATTAGATGGTTTGTTTTCAACAAAATCAGATGTATTTAGCTTTGGAGTGGTTATGCTGGAAATTATTACTGGAAAGAACAATAGTGCATTTTATGAGCATGAAGAAGTCTCCAACCTTTTAGGTTAT gtATGGAAGTTGTGGACTAAGGGAAACACAATGGATTTGGTAGATGAATCAGTCCTACAATCATGTAATGAAGATGAAGTGTTAAAGTGCATAAATGTTGGACTGTTATGTGTGGAAGAAGATCCAAATAATCGTCCAAACATGTCCAATGTACTTTTAATGCTTAGCAATGAAAATACGGCTCTTTCAAAGCCAAATCAACCAGCTTTCGTTGCAAGGACACACACTTCAGTCAACTCTAATACAGTTGAGATTGATAAATCGTGCTCCAATGAGTTGACAATTTCAGATCAAGAAGGTCGATAG